A single window of Leptolyngbya ohadii IS1 DNA harbors:
- a CDS encoding potassium channel family protein has protein sequence MQPFRRLLAGLIFLAITILSAVLGYWWRGCGILDAIYMVVITIFGIGYGEFCPVSSATRIFTILVIIAGAISVSLILGGFVQMVTEGEIRQVLEHRRKTQDLANLEQHTIVCGFGRIGQVLSRNLIDEKQQFIVIDTNDERINLAETMGYRVYQGNATDEQTLLDVGIDRAKCLATVLPDDAINVFITLTARGLNPRLMIVARGELPSTEKKLRLAGADHVVLPATISGQRIANLITHPNMIEFLDQAEERARLNELLTQIDVQVDELTISINSPLAGKTIADLEVRGQGAFIVVALKRHSQITHHPPHDVQLHAGDTLIVLGHRGDIPKFAQRYAVKQIRYRGAQG, from the coding sequence GTGCAACCTTTCCGGCGGCTTCTCGCAGGTTTGATTTTCCTGGCAATCACAATCCTGAGCGCGGTTCTGGGGTACTGGTGGCGCGGCTGCGGCATTTTGGATGCGATCTACATGGTCGTTATCACCATTTTTGGCATCGGCTACGGGGAGTTCTGTCCGGTTTCCTCGGCAACGCGCATTTTTACGATTTTGGTGATTATTGCGGGCGCGATTTCTGTGTCTTTAATTCTTGGAGGATTTGTCCAGATGGTGACGGAAGGTGAAATTCGTCAGGTTTTAGAGCATCGGCGCAAAACCCAGGATCTCGCAAATTTGGAGCAGCACACGATCGTCTGTGGGTTTGGGCGCATTGGGCAGGTGCTTTCCCGCAATTTGATCGACGAGAAACAGCAGTTTATTGTGATCGATACGAATGATGAGCGGATTAATCTGGCAGAAACGATGGGATATCGGGTGTATCAGGGAAACGCCACCGATGAACAAACGCTGCTGGATGTGGGGATCGATCGCGCTAAATGTCTGGCAACCGTTTTACCTGATGATGCAATTAACGTATTTATCACCCTGACGGCAAGGGGGCTAAATCCCCGACTGATGATTGTGGCACGGGGGGAGCTGCCTTCTACGGAGAAGAAACTGCGCCTCGCCGGAGCCGACCACGTGGTGCTGCCTGCCACGATTAGCGGACAGCGAATTGCCAACCTGATCACTCATCCCAACATGATCGAATTCCTGGATCAGGCAGAGGAACGAGCGCGGCTCAACGAACTGCTCACCCAGATTGATGTTCAGGTGGATGAACTCACCATTTCTATCAACTCACCGCTGGCGGGGAAGACGATCGCCGATCTGGAAGTTCGAGGGCAGGGAGCCTTTATTGTGGTTGCCCTGAAACGACACAGCCAGATTACCCATCATCCTCCACACGATGTGCAGCTTCATGCAGGCGATACTCTGATTGTGCTGGGACATCGCGGCGACATTCCCAAATTTGCCCAGCGCTATGCCGTTAAACAGATTCGCTATCGGGGTGCCCAAGGCTGA
- a CDS encoding PAM68 family protein: protein MSSKPQPDSSNSSSKDGSESRQSLPFEPKKSRKQVEKSPAKTPIAPAKVEKKADKSTAAKPTSSRVDRGTTVQQTAIPDVVSRRMIKRMALLCGIPSALGMSTFIVSYLLVVNDLFKVPTYAVLLVSLGWFGLGVLGLSYGVLSASWDEETAGSLVGWSEFTTNFGRMTSAWRSSKDASKNKT, encoded by the coding sequence ATGTCTTCTAAGCCGCAGCCTGACTCCTCAAACAGCAGCTCGAAGGACGGCAGTGAGTCGCGCCAGTCACTCCCCTTTGAGCCGAAGAAAAGCCGGAAGCAGGTCGAAAAATCGCCTGCCAAAACACCAATTGCCCCCGCAAAGGTAGAGAAAAAGGCAGATAAGTCTACTGCGGCAAAGCCAACCTCATCGCGAGTCGATCGCGGTACCACGGTTCAGCAAACCGCTATTCCCGATGTCGTGAGTCGGCGCATGATTAAGCGCATGGCATTGCTGTGCGGCATTCCCTCTGCCCTGGGGATGTCTACTTTTATCGTGAGCTACCTGCTGGTGGTTAATGACCTGTTCAAGGTTCCCACCTACGCCGTGCTGCTGGTCAGCCTGGGCTGGTTTGGTCTGGGCGTTCTGGGCTTAAGCTATGGCGTTCTGTCCGCATCCTGGGATGAGGAAACGGCAGGCAGCCTAGTAGGCTGGTCTGAGTTCACAACTAATTTTGGACGCATGACCTCCGCTTGGCGATCGTCTAAGGATGCCTCCAAGAACAAAACCTGA
- a CDS encoding MATE family efflux transporter → MLQLTRSQLNTEIRACLTLALPLAGAQLAQAATGFADTVMMGLLGSEVLAAGGLGATTFQGCLLVSSSIVSAVSPIAASAFGAGKTQELGKIVRQGMGLAVLLSVPIVVLLAFSRPLFLWLGQEESVAVQSEAYLKAIVWGFPAGLGFAVLRHFVSALSEPRPVIVIMVCGTIFNIFGNYVLMFGKLGLPALGLAGIGYASSLSLWGMFVALLLYCRQPRYRKYGLFRDLYQFEGRLLRELLHIGIPLGILTAAEAGLFTVTTFLMGQLGTVTLAAHQIALQTAAITFMIPLGISFATTILVGQRMGQQDLRGARLAGFTGMGLGVVFMAAMALLFWTVPEAIVSLYLNVNDSGNREVVLLAGQLLGVAAMFQIVDGLQVTAVGALRGLKDTRIPMLIGLLAYWGMGLSCGYWLGLRLGYGGVGLWWGLAIGLAFAAGILTWRFRALTDQPWAPR, encoded by the coding sequence ATGCTTCAACTGACCCGATCGCAACTCAACACCGAAATTCGAGCCTGTCTGACCCTGGCGCTTCCCCTAGCAGGGGCACAGTTGGCACAGGCAGCTACGGGCTTTGCCGATACGGTGATGATGGGTCTGCTGGGCAGTGAAGTCTTGGCGGCGGGTGGCTTGGGTGCAACGACCTTTCAGGGTTGTCTCCTGGTGAGTTCCTCGATCGTCTCTGCGGTCAGCCCCATAGCGGCGTCTGCCTTTGGCGCAGGAAAAACCCAAGAGCTGGGGAAAATTGTGCGGCAGGGCATGGGCTTGGCAGTGCTGCTGTCTGTGCCGATCGTGGTGCTGCTGGCGTTCTCGCGTCCCCTCTTCCTCTGGTTGGGTCAGGAGGAATCCGTGGCGGTTCAGTCCGAGGCGTATCTGAAGGCAATCGTTTGGGGCTTTCCCGCAGGATTAGGGTTTGCGGTACTGCGTCATTTCGTATCTGCCCTGTCTGAGCCGCGTCCGGTGATTGTGATTATGGTCTGCGGCACGATCTTTAACATCTTTGGCAACTATGTGCTGATGTTTGGCAAGCTGGGACTACCTGCGCTGGGGTTGGCGGGAATTGGCTATGCCAGCAGTCTTTCTCTGTGGGGAATGTTTGTGGCGCTATTGCTTTACTGTCGGCAGCCCCGGTATCGCAAATACGGTCTGTTTCGGGATCTCTATCAGTTTGAGGGTCGGCTACTCCGGGAACTACTGCACATTGGCATTCCGCTGGGCATTCTCACTGCTGCGGAGGCGGGACTATTTACCGTCACCACTTTTCTAATGGGGCAACTCGGAACGGTGACTCTGGCAGCCCATCAAATCGCCCTGCAAACTGCCGCAATCACCTTCATGATTCCGCTTGGCATCTCCTTTGCCACCACAATTCTGGTGGGTCAGCGAATGGGGCAGCAAGATCTGCGGGGTGCGAGGCTAGCGGGCTTTACGGGCATGGGGTTAGGAGTCGTCTTCATGGCTGCTATGGCGCTGCTGTTCTGGACGGTTCCAGAGGCGATCGTCTCCCTCTATCTGAACGTGAACGATTCTGGAAATCGGGAGGTGGTGCTGCTGGCGGGTCAGCTTTTGGGCGTGGCGGCAATGTTTCAAATCGTGGACGGGCTTCAGGTAACGGCGGTTGGTGCCCTGCGCGGACTCAAAGACACCCGAATTCCTATGCTAATCGGCTTACTTGCCTATTGGGGCATGGGCTTGTCCTGCGGCTATTGGCTCGGTTTACGGTTAGGCTATGGCGGAGTGGGGCTATGGTGGGGGCTGGCAATCGGCTTGGCGTTTGCGGCAGGCATTCTTACCTGGCGATTTCGTGCCCTTACGGATCAGCCTTGGGCACCCCGATAG
- the rpsO gene encoding 30S ribosomal protein S15, protein MSLLQERKQEIISDYQIHETDTGSADVQVAMLTERINRLSTHLRENKKDHASRRGLLKMIGQRKRLLAYILKQDKDRHRALLTRLGIRG, encoded by the coding sequence ATGTCACTGCTGCAAGAGCGTAAACAAGAAATTATTTCGGACTACCAAATCCACGAGACCGACACCGGATCGGCAGACGTTCAGGTTGCGATGCTGACCGAGCGCATCAACCGCCTCAGCACCCACCTGCGCGAGAACAAAAAAGATCATGCTTCCCGGCGCGGTCTGCTGAAAATGATCGGTCAGCGTAAGCGTCTGCTGGCATACATCTTAAAGCAAGATAAGGATCGTCATCGTGCTCTGCTCACTCGGCTGGGTATTCGGGGTTAG
- the crtH gene encoding carotenoid isomerase: MVPVPSQSSNFSSSESVWEAGRLPEGEWDAIVVGSGIGGLVTATQLAAKGARVLVLERYLIPGGSAGFFKRAGYRFDVGASMIFGFGSEGTTNLLTRALDAVGMKLETIPDPVQVHYHLPQGQEIKVHRDYGQFLQELGDRFPDEREGIRRFYDECWRVFGYLNGMELLSLEEPGYLMRSFLRHPLSCLGLARYLPLNVGGIARRYIRDPRVLQFIDLECYIWSVVPADRTPMINAGMVFSDRHYGGVRYPKGGVGQIAQKLVEGLEKAGGEIRYRSRVTEILCEAGRAVGVRLASGAVLWAKRIVSNATRWDTFEKLLPKSDLPAQEVRWQQRYQKSPSFFSLHLGVKAEVLSSGVECHHVLLEDWSQMEAMRGTLFVSIPTLLDPELAPPGYHIIHAFMPDWMQNWQALSPSEYRSQKAAVTAQMIDRLETIFPGLSKAIDYQEAGTPRTHRRFLGRIEGTYGPIPARKPMGLLGMPFNRTAVPGLYCVGDSSFPGQGLNAVAFSGFACAHRIAIDLGLEQGILGF, encoded by the coding sequence ATGGTGCCTGTTCCTAGTCAAAGTTCTAACTTCAGTTCGTCGGAGTCTGTCTGGGAGGCAGGGCGATTGCCTGAGGGGGAGTGGGATGCGATCGTTGTGGGGTCGGGGATCGGGGGGCTGGTAACGGCGACTCAGCTAGCGGCGAAGGGGGCACGGGTGCTGGTGCTGGAGCGGTATCTGATTCCGGGGGGCAGTGCGGGTTTTTTTAAGCGGGCGGGCTATCGGTTTGATGTAGGGGCATCGATGATTTTTGGCTTTGGCAGTGAGGGAACTACCAATCTGCTGACCCGTGCCCTGGATGCGGTGGGTATGAAGCTGGAGACGATCCCCGATCCGGTGCAGGTGCATTACCATCTGCCACAGGGACAGGAAATTAAGGTACATCGGGACTATGGGCAGTTTTTGCAGGAGTTGGGCGATCGGTTTCCAGATGAGCGGGAAGGAATTCGACGTTTTTATGATGAGTGCTGGCGGGTGTTTGGCTATCTGAACGGGATGGAACTGCTGTCGCTGGAGGAGCCAGGCTACCTGATGCGATCGTTTTTGCGGCATCCGCTGAGCTGTTTGGGGTTAGCCCGGTATCTGCCGTTGAACGTGGGAGGGATTGCCCGTCGCTACATTCGCGATCCGAGAGTGCTGCAATTTATCGATCTGGAGTGCTACATCTGGTCGGTGGTTCCGGCAGACCGAACGCCGATGATTAATGCAGGGATGGTGTTTAGCGATCGCCACTATGGCGGTGTGCGCTATCCGAAAGGCGGGGTGGGACAGATTGCCCAAAAACTGGTGGAGGGACTGGAGAAAGCGGGCGGCGAGATTCGCTATCGATCGCGGGTGACGGAAATTCTGTGTGAGGCGGGTCGGGCAGTGGGGGTGCGGCTGGCATCTGGCGCGGTGCTGTGGGCGAAGCGGATTGTCTCTAACGCAACGCGATGGGATACGTTTGAAAAGCTTTTGCCAAAATCAGATTTACCCGCTCAGGAAGTGCGATGGCAGCAGCGATATCAAAAATCTCCCAGTTTCTTCAGCCTGCATCTAGGCGTCAAAGCAGAGGTTTTGTCGTCCGGTGTGGAATGCCATCATGTACTGCTGGAGGACTGGAGCCAGATGGAAGCGATGCGGGGAACGCTGTTTGTTTCGATCCCGACTCTGCTTGACCCGGAGTTGGCTCCGCCGGGATATCACATTATTCACGCTTTTATGCCGGACTGGATGCAGAACTGGCAAGCCCTTTCGCCCTCGGAATATCGATCGCAAAAAGCGGCAGTGACAGCGCAGATGATCGATCGTCTGGAAACAATTTTTCCCGGACTATCAAAGGCGATCGACTATCAGGAAGCCGGAACTCCCCGCACCCATCGACGCTTCCTGGGACGGATAGAGGGGACTTATGGACCGATTCCAGCCCGTAAACCGATGGGTCTACTGGGAATGCCGTTTAATCGCACTGCGGTTCCGGGACTTTACTGTGTGGGCGATAGTTCCTTTCCGGGGCAGGGCTTAAATGCCGTTGCATTTTCGGGCTTTGCCTGTGCCCATCGAATTGCGATTGATTTGGGATTGGAGCAGGGCATTTTGGGATTTTAG